The following are encoded in a window of Actinomycetota bacterium genomic DNA:
- the uvrC gene encoding excinuclease ABC subunit UvrC, with amino-acid sequence MSALRPEPSTIPDAPGAYLFRDADGRVIYVGKARSLRKRLANYWARDLHARTVAMVDAAEGVEWIVASGEVDALMLEYNLIQEHRPRFNVRYRDDKSYPYLALTVGERWPRAQVLRGAKRKNVRYFGPFGHAYAIRETLDALTRVFPVRTCSNSFFEQRARAGRPCLYYDIGRCAGPCVPEVTGVTEETYRGHVDALADFLAGNERPVLARLEREMRAAADREEFELAAKYRDQLVAARRALESQEMVLTQPQDLDVIGVADDDLEAAFQVFFVRRGRVKGRKGWVVDRVEDLDVPQLLASFVRELYMERTEVPPRILLPTQPADADVLSAWLAARRGAPVVFAVPERGAKRKLMDTVAQNAREHFQRHKLKRASDFGARSRALSELGALLGLEQAPLRIECYDVSNLGPTDKVGSMVVFEDGLPKRSDYRRFEIRGVPGQDDFASMEEMLGRRFARLRKDRDADPSRRRRFSYPPALIVVDGGRGQLSVATKVLAEEGLHIPAIGLAKRLEEIYFPDRPDPLLIPRGSEGLFVLQHLRDEAHRFAIGYHREKRAKRALASPLDDVPGVGPGRKKALLKRFGSLARISRASVDEIAATPGVGRGVAQAVHERLTAAASANGQRRQSA; translated from the coding sequence GTGAGCGCCCTCCGCCCGGAGCCCTCCACGATCCCCGATGCCCCCGGCGCCTACCTGTTCAGGGACGCCGATGGCCGAGTGATCTACGTCGGCAAGGCCCGCTCGCTGCGGAAGCGCTTGGCCAACTACTGGGCCCGCGACCTGCACGCCAGGACCGTCGCGATGGTCGACGCCGCCGAGGGCGTCGAGTGGATCGTCGCCTCGGGCGAGGTGGACGCGCTGATGCTCGAGTACAACCTGATCCAGGAGCACCGGCCGCGGTTCAACGTGCGCTACCGGGACGACAAGTCCTACCCCTACCTGGCGCTGACGGTCGGTGAGCGATGGCCCCGCGCTCAGGTATTGCGCGGCGCGAAGAGGAAGAACGTGAGGTACTTCGGCCCGTTCGGACACGCGTACGCGATCCGCGAGACGCTCGACGCGCTGACGCGCGTCTTCCCCGTCCGGACCTGCTCGAACTCGTTCTTCGAGCAGCGCGCCCGCGCGGGACGACCGTGCCTGTACTACGACATCGGCCGATGCGCCGGTCCGTGTGTCCCCGAGGTCACCGGCGTGACCGAGGAGACGTACCGTGGGCACGTCGACGCCCTCGCGGACTTCCTCGCCGGGAACGAACGGCCCGTGCTCGCTCGGCTCGAGCGCGAGATGCGGGCGGCGGCCGACCGCGAGGAGTTCGAGCTCGCCGCGAAGTATCGGGACCAGCTGGTCGCCGCTCGCCGCGCGCTCGAGAGCCAGGAGATGGTCCTCACGCAGCCACAGGACCTCGATGTGATCGGCGTCGCCGACGATGACCTCGAGGCAGCGTTCCAGGTGTTCTTCGTTCGGCGCGGACGCGTGAAGGGCCGGAAGGGCTGGGTGGTCGATCGCGTCGAAGACCTCGACGTGCCGCAGCTGCTCGCGTCGTTCGTGCGCGAGCTTTACATGGAGCGCACTGAGGTTCCGCCGCGGATCCTCCTGCCGACGCAACCCGCCGACGCCGACGTGCTGTCTGCGTGGCTCGCGGCGCGGCGGGGCGCACCGGTCGTGTTCGCCGTTCCCGAACGCGGTGCGAAGCGAAAGCTGATGGACACGGTCGCGCAGAACGCGCGCGAGCACTTCCAGCGGCACAAGCTGAAGCGTGCCTCGGACTTCGGCGCGCGTTCGCGAGCGCTGTCGGAGCTCGGCGCTCTGCTCGGCCTCGAGCAGGCGCCACTGCGGATCGAGTGCTACGACGTCTCGAATCTCGGTCCGACCGACAAGGTCGGCTCGATGGTCGTGTTCGAGGACGGACTGCCGAAGCGATCCGACTACCGGAGGTTCGAGATCCGGGGGGTCCCCGGACAGGACGACTTCGCGAGCATGGAGGAGATGCTCGGACGCCGGTTCGCGCGGCTGCGCAAGGATCGTGACGCCGATCCGTCCAGGAGACGCCGATTCTCGTACCCGCCCGCGCTGATCGTGGTCGACGGGGGCCGGGGGCAGCTCTCGGTGGCGACGAAGGTGCTCGCCGAAGAAGGCCTCCACATCCCGGCAATCGGCCTCGCCAAGCGGCTCGAGGAGATCTACTTTCCGGACCGTCCGGATCCGTTGCTGATCCCGCGCGGATCCGAGGGGCTGTTCGTGCTTCAACATCTCCGCGACGAGGCGCACCGGTTCGCCATCGGCTACCACCGTGAGAAGCGGGCGAAGCGCGCGCTCGCGTCACCGCTCGACGACGTGCCGGGTGTCGGCCCCGGGCGGAAGAAGGCGCTGCTGAAGCGGTTCGGCTCACTCGCGCGTATCTCACGCGCGAGCGTCGACGAGATCGCCGCGACGCCCGGCGTCGGACGTGGGGTCGCGCAGGCGGTTCACGAACGGCTCACGGCGGCGGCCTCGGCGAACGGTCAACGGAGGCAGAGCGCGTGA
- the rapZ gene encoding RNase adapter RapZ: MSVQERAEGTRTGNANRSSEPTGSSKPARTRPRTSGPGFTIITGLSGAGRSEAARCLEDLGFFVVDNLPPSLLSKMAELASRPGGPGKVAIVLDVRGGVFFGELSRALAELDELNIPYRILYLEASDQDLVNRYEATRRRHPLAPADRVVEGIRKERLMMESLRGDADLIIDTSGLTPHELRDRIREAFAETAPDADLAVSLISFGYKYGAPRDADLVIDCRFLPNPHWVDDLRPLPGTDERVVRYVRGQQTYREFMRRLRALLGFMVPGFIAEGKAYLTIAVGCTGGRHRSVVIADDLARFFRDKGLSASVDYRDLDR; this comes from the coding sequence GTGAGCGTGCAGGAACGAGCGGAGGGGACGCGGACGGGCAACGCGAATCGATCGTCCGAGCCGACCGGCAGCTCGAAACCGGCTCGAACACGTCCTCGCACGTCGGGTCCGGGGTTCACGATCATCACCGGGCTTTCGGGCGCCGGGCGCTCCGAGGCGGCGCGATGCCTCGAGGACCTGGGCTTCTTCGTCGTCGACAACCTGCCGCCGTCGCTCCTGTCGAAGATGGCGGAGCTCGCGTCGAGGCCGGGCGGTCCTGGCAAGGTGGCGATCGTGCTCGACGTTCGCGGGGGCGTGTTCTTCGGCGAGCTCTCGCGGGCCCTTGCGGAGCTCGACGAGCTCAACATCCCGTACCGGATCCTCTACCTGGAGGCGTCCGATCAGGACCTGGTGAACCGCTACGAGGCCACGCGGCGCCGGCACCCCCTGGCCCCGGCCGATCGCGTTGTCGAGGGCATCCGCAAGGAACGCCTGATGATGGAGAGCCTCCGCGGCGACGCCGACCTGATCATCGACACCTCCGGCCTCACGCCCCACGAGCTTCGCGACCGCATCCGCGAAGCCTTCGCGGAGACCGCGCCCGACGCCGACCTCGCCGTCTCGCTCATCTCCTTCGGCTACAAGTACGGCGCTCCGCGCGACGCCGACCTAGTCATCGACTGCCGATTCCTGCCGAACCCGCACTGGGTCGACGATCTGCGGCCGCTGCCCGGAACCGACGAACGGGTCGTGAGATACGTTCGCGGTCAGCAGACCTACCGCGAGTTCATGCGGCGGCTCCGCGCGCTACTGGGGTTCATGGTTCCGGGATTCATCGCGGAGGGGAAGGCCTACCTTACGATCGCCGTCGGATGCACCGGTGGCCGTCACCGCTCGGTCGTGATCGCGGACGACCTCGCGCGGTTCTTCCGCGACAAGGGCCTCTCGGCGTCGGTCGACTACCGCGACCTCGATCGCTGA
- the gap gene encoding type I glyceraldehyde-3-phosphate dehydrogenase translates to MGVKIGINGFGRIGRNFFRAATQRGSDLDVVAVNDITDSKTLAHLLRYDSVLGTFDRDIAVSENGIRVDGDELRVLAERDPASLPWKELGARIVIESTGLFTDREKADKHIAAGAEKVIISAPAKGEDITIVPGVNDDKYDPAEHNVISNASCTTNSVVPMAKVLDDAFGIERGFMTTIHAYTNDQNILDLPHKDLRRARAAAINIIPTSTGAAKATGTVMPHLKGKMDGIAMRVPVPDGSVTDLVVTLKRDVTIDEVNAAFRAASESGPLSGGLLVYTEDPIVSSDIVGTPASCTFDAASTMVMGNVAKVIGWYDNEWGYSNRLVDLAEKVAAAL, encoded by the coding sequence ATGGGCGTGAAGATCGGCATCAATGGCTTCGGACGGATCGGGCGAAACTTCTTCCGGGCAGCGACGCAACGAGGTTCGGACCTCGACGTCGTCGCCGTCAACGACATCACGGACTCGAAGACCCTCGCGCACTTGCTGCGATACGACTCCGTCCTCGGGACGTTCGACCGCGACATCGCGGTCTCCGAGAACGGCATCCGCGTCGACGGTGACGAGCTTCGGGTCCTCGCGGAACGCGATCCGGCGAGCTTGCCGTGGAAGGAGCTCGGAGCGCGCATCGTGATCGAGTCGACCGGCCTGTTCACCGACCGGGAGAAAGCGGACAAGCACATCGCCGCCGGCGCGGAGAAGGTGATCATCAGCGCGCCGGCCAAGGGCGAGGACATCACCATCGTCCCCGGGGTCAACGACGACAAATACGACCCCGCGGAGCACAACGTGATCTCGAACGCATCCTGCACGACGAACTCGGTGGTCCCGATGGCGAAGGTCCTGGACGACGCGTTCGGAATCGAGCGGGGATTCATGACCACGATCCACGCGTACACGAACGACCAGAACATCCTCGACCTGCCGCACAAGGACCTTCGTCGCGCGCGCGCCGCGGCGATCAACATCATTCCCACGTCCACCGGCGCCGCGAAGGCCACCGGCACCGTGATGCCGCACCTCAAGGGCAAGATGGACGGGATCGCCATGCGTGTTCCGGTGCCCGACGGCTCGGTCACCGATCTCGTCGTCACCCTGAAGCGGGACGTCACGATCGACGAGGTGAACGCGGCGTTCCGGGCCGCGTCGGAGAGCGGTCCGCTGAGCGGCGGGCTCCTCGTGTACACGGAGGATCCGATCGTCTCGAGCGACATCGTCGGCACCCCGGCGTCGTGCACGTTCGACGCCGCGTCGACGATGGTCATGGGCAACGTGGCGAAGGTCATCGGCTGGTACGACAACGAGTGGGGATATTCGAACCGGCTGGTCGATCTGGCGGAGAAGGTCGCCGCGGCGCTGTGA
- a CDS encoding phosphoglycerate kinase, translated as MTLRTLDDLGDIGGRRVFVRVDHNVPLEAGDVADDARVRASLRTLTELLDAGTSLVVASHLGRPKGETRDELRTAPVADRLSELLERDVQALDEVVGDRVAAVCGHVEPGDVVYLENLRFDPREEANDTGFAGELADLADVYVDDAFGAVHRAHASVAALAELFVKEGKPAVAGRLLQGEVVALSRLLNDPDRPYVAVLGGAKVSDKLATIVALVERVDAILIGGAMAFTFLAADGGAIGDSLVEADSFGEVREARARAAERGVLIQLPEDVVAASEVTADASRSTVPASAIPRGMRGLDIGPRTVEEFARTIADARTILWNGPMGVFELEPFGAGTRGVATAVAGANAYTVAGGGDSLAAVAKYGLQNGFDHLSTGGGASLEFLEGRSLPGIAVLEKDR; from the coding sequence GTGACGCTTCGAACCCTCGACGACCTCGGTGACATCGGCGGGCGTCGCGTGTTCGTCCGCGTCGACCACAACGTCCCGCTCGAGGCCGGCGACGTCGCCGACGACGCGCGGGTTCGAGCGAGCCTGCGTACGCTGACCGAGCTCCTGGACGCGGGAACGTCGCTCGTCGTGGCCTCGCATCTGGGCCGTCCAAAGGGCGAGACACGCGACGAGCTGCGGACGGCTCCGGTCGCCGACCGTTTGAGCGAGCTGCTCGAGCGCGACGTTCAGGCGCTCGACGAGGTCGTTGGCGATCGGGTCGCGGCGGTATGCGGTCACGTCGAGCCCGGCGACGTGGTCTACCTGGAGAACCTGCGGTTCGATCCACGCGAGGAGGCGAACGACACCGGCTTCGCCGGGGAGCTCGCCGACCTCGCCGATGTCTATGTCGACGACGCATTCGGCGCCGTGCATCGCGCGCATGCTTCGGTCGCCGCGCTCGCCGAGCTGTTCGTGAAAGAGGGGAAACCCGCCGTTGCCGGGCGGCTCCTCCAGGGAGAGGTGGTCGCGCTCTCGCGACTGCTGAACGATCCCGACAGACCGTACGTCGCAGTGCTCGGCGGGGCGAAGGTTTCCGACAAGCTCGCCACGATCGTCGCGCTCGTCGAGCGTGTCGACGCCATCCTGATCGGCGGTGCGATGGCGTTCACGTTCCTCGCCGCGGACGGCGGAGCCATCGGCGACAGCCTCGTGGAAGCGGATAGTTTCGGCGAGGTCCGCGAGGCGCGTGCCCGGGCCGCGGAACGAGGCGTCCTGATCCAGCTGCCGGAGGACGTCGTCGCGGCGTCCGAAGTCACCGCGGACGCCAGCCGCTCGACCGTCCCCGCCAGCGCGATCCCCCGCGGAATGAGGGGCCTCGACATCGGACCCCGAACCGTCGAGGAGTTCGCGCGCACGATCGCCGACGCGAGGACGATCCTGTGGAACGGGCCCATGGGGGTGTTCGAGCTCGAGCCCTTCGGCGCAGGGACGCGGGGGGTCGCCACGGCGGTTGCGGGCGCGAACGCGTACACGGTTGCCGGCGGCGGTGACAGCCTGGCAGCGGTGGCCAAGTACGGGCTCCAGAACGGATTCGACCACCTCTCGACCGGCGGTGGGGCGTCGCTCGAGTTCCTCGAGGGCCGTTCGCTGCCGGGGATCGCAGTGCTGGAGAAGGACCGATGA
- the tpiA gene encoding triose-phosphate isomerase: MTSERRPILAANWKMHKSHLEAIQTVQKLSYLLDRDDAERVEVVICPPFTALRSIQTLLDSDRLPYGLGAQDVHWMDQGAFTGEVSPLMLAALKVEYVIVGHSERREHFGETDDVINKKVRAVFSHGMTPILCVGETLAEHDGGAADDKVRGQIERNLHGVSDDDAARLVIAYEPIWAIGTGRNAEPAEAGRIIGLIRETIGERSSKEIADAVRIQYGGSVKAGNIREFMAHPEIDGALVGGASLDPEEFALIVKYRQ, encoded by the coding sequence ATGACGAGCGAGCGGCGGCCGATCCTCGCGGCCAACTGGAAGATGCACAAATCGCATCTCGAGGCGATCCAGACGGTGCAGAAGCTCTCGTACCTCCTCGACCGCGATGACGCCGAGCGCGTGGAGGTCGTGATCTGCCCCCCCTTCACGGCGCTCCGCTCGATCCAGACCCTGCTCGACAGCGACCGGCTGCCGTACGGTCTGGGCGCGCAGGACGTTCATTGGATGGACCAGGGCGCGTTCACCGGCGAGGTGTCGCCGCTCATGCTCGCCGCACTCAAGGTGGAGTACGTGATCGTCGGCCACTCCGAACGCCGCGAGCACTTCGGAGAGACCGATGACGTGATCAACAAGAAGGTGCGCGCGGTGTTCTCGCACGGCATGACGCCGATCCTGTGCGTCGGCGAGACGCTTGCCGAGCACGACGGCGGAGCGGCCGACGACAAGGTGCGTGGACAGATCGAACGGAACCTCCACGGCGTCTCCGATGACGACGCGGCGAGGCTCGTCATCGCATACGAACCGATTTGGGCGATCGGTACGGGGCGGAATGCCGAGCCGGCGGAGGCCGGACGGATCATCGGCTTGATCCGCGAGACGATCGGCGAGCGCTCCTCGAAGGAGATCGCCGATGCCGTTCGGATCCAGTACGGGGGGAGCGTGAAGGCCGGCAACATCCGCGAGTTCATGGCGCACCCCGAGATCGACGGCGCGCTCGTTGGCGGCGCGAGTCTCGACCCGGAGGAGTTCGCGCTCATCGTGAAGTACCGCCAGTAG